A part of Mycolicibacterium sp. TUM20985 genomic DNA contains:
- a CDS encoding cytochrome P450, which translates to MTIDDCDEPLSREADDDRKKNGIHFDRHTPEYREQFQEITEAMHAKCPVAWTDVYGGHWVAAGSSEVFELARCPVVSNDHDLHGERRGYQGITIPKAQRATVVRGGILEMDEPEHGIYRGALNPYLSPAAIKRWVPFVDEITRAALDEKIETGRIDFVDDLANIVPAVLTLAMMGIELKKWLIYSEPAHAGVSTPEHSPDAPRVAEMNRQMGIDMITTMMEIRENPRPGLVNALLNLRIDGEPAPDLEILGNLGLVIGGGFDTTTALTAHALEWLSEHPDQRERLSHERDTLLDPATEEFLRYFTPAPGDGRTFAEDVEVDGQRFHEGERLWLSWAMANRDPSVFDEPNEVMLDRKGNRHFSFGIGVHRCVGSNVARTVFKSMLTAVLDRMPDYVCDPEGAEHYESIGVIQGMKHLPATFTPGRRLGPGLDETLENLQRICDEQELARPITERKDAAVIDW; encoded by the coding sequence GTGACCATCGACGACTGCGATGAGCCGCTTTCGCGAGAAGCCGACGACGACCGCAAGAAGAACGGCATCCACTTCGATCGGCACACCCCGGAGTACCGGGAGCAGTTCCAGGAGATCACCGAGGCGATGCACGCCAAGTGCCCGGTGGCGTGGACCGACGTCTACGGCGGGCACTGGGTCGCCGCAGGCAGCAGCGAGGTGTTCGAGCTCGCGCGTTGTCCCGTCGTCTCCAACGACCACGACCTGCACGGAGAGCGAAGGGGTTACCAGGGCATCACCATTCCGAAGGCGCAACGCGCGACGGTCGTGCGCGGCGGGATCCTCGAGATGGACGAGCCCGAACACGGCATCTACCGCGGTGCCCTCAATCCGTATCTGTCCCCGGCCGCGATCAAACGGTGGGTGCCCTTCGTCGACGAGATCACCCGCGCCGCACTGGACGAGAAGATCGAGACCGGTCGCATCGACTTCGTCGACGACCTGGCCAACATCGTGCCCGCCGTGCTGACACTCGCCATGATGGGCATCGAGCTGAAGAAGTGGTTGATCTACAGCGAGCCCGCCCATGCCGGGGTGTCCACCCCCGAACACTCGCCCGATGCCCCGCGGGTCGCCGAGATGAACCGGCAGATGGGCATCGACATGATCACCACGATGATGGAGATCCGGGAGAATCCGCGACCAGGCCTGGTGAATGCGCTACTGAACCTGCGCATCGACGGTGAGCCCGCCCCCGACCTGGAGATCCTCGGCAACCTCGGGCTAGTCATCGGCGGTGGGTTCGACACCACCACGGCGCTCACCGCGCATGCGCTGGAATGGCTTTCGGAGCACCCGGATCAGCGTGAGCGGCTCAGTCACGAGCGCGACACCCTGCTGGACCCGGCCACCGAGGAGTTCCTCCGCTACTTCACGCCCGCGCCAGGAGATGGCCGCACCTTCGCCGAGGACGTCGAGGTCGACGGTCAGCGCTTTCACGAGGGCGAGCGGCTGTGGCTGTCGTGGGCCATGGCCAACCGCGACCCGTCGGTGTTCGACGAACCGAACGAGGTCATGTTGGATCGAAAGGGCAACCGGCACTTCAGCTTCGGCATCGGTGTCCACCGCTGCGTCGGGTCCAACGTGGCCCGAACCGTGTTCAAGTCGATGCTGACCGCCGTGCTCGATCGGATGCCCGACTACGTGTGTGATCCCGAAGGCGCCGAGCATTACGAGAGCATCGGCGTGATCCAGGGCATGAAGCATCTGCCCGCCACGTTCACCCCGGGTAGGCGATTGGGTCCCGGCCTCGACGAGACGCTGGAGAACCTGCAGCGGATCTGCGACGAGCAGGAGTTGGCCCGGCCGATCACCGAGCGCAAGGACGCCGCCGTCATCGACTGGTGA
- a CDS encoding mycofactocin-coupled SDR family oxidoreductase — MGRVEGKVAFITGAARGQGRSHAIRLAEEGADIIAVDLCEDIPSIGYSMATLEDLEETAQYVEKTGQRIVTAKADVRDAAQLRAALEQGIGELGKLDIVVAQAGVAGMKGEPQIDAWCDVINTNLVGTINAIQVALPHLGEGASIIATGSTAALMDVAKVDNPGADLGGVAYLTSKRALSGYVYDLATHLAPRGIRANVVHPTNCNTDMLQSAPMYRSFRPDLENPTRADAEPVFGVQQAMKIPYIEPIDISNMILFLASEEARYVTGMQMRVDGGGYLKWYDYHV, encoded by the coding sequence ATGGGACGCGTTGAGGGCAAGGTCGCTTTCATCACCGGCGCCGCGCGCGGGCAGGGTCGCAGTCACGCGATCCGATTGGCCGAGGAGGGCGCGGACATCATCGCCGTCGACCTGTGCGAGGACATCCCGTCCATTGGCTACTCGATGGCCACCCTCGAGGATCTCGAGGAAACGGCGCAGTACGTCGAGAAGACCGGGCAGCGCATCGTGACGGCCAAGGCCGACGTGCGCGATGCCGCCCAGCTTCGGGCCGCACTCGAACAGGGCATCGGCGAATTGGGCAAGCTCGACATCGTGGTGGCCCAGGCGGGCGTTGCCGGCATGAAGGGCGAACCTCAGATCGACGCCTGGTGCGACGTGATCAACACCAACCTGGTGGGCACCATCAATGCCATTCAGGTGGCACTTCCCCACCTCGGCGAAGGCGCCTCGATCATCGCCACCGGTTCGACCGCGGCCCTGATGGACGTCGCCAAGGTCGACAATCCCGGCGCCGACCTGGGCGGTGTGGCGTACCTGACCTCCAAGCGTGCGCTGTCCGGCTACGTCTACGACCTCGCCACGCACCTGGCGCCGCGCGGAATCCGCGCCAACGTCGTCCATCCGACGAATTGCAACACCGACATGTTGCAGAGCGCGCCGATGTACCGGTCTTTCCGGCCCGACCTGGAGAACCCCACGCGTGCCGACGCCGAACCGGTCTTCGGGGTCCAGCAAGCGATGAAGATCCCTTACATCGAGCCGATCGACATCAGCAACATGATCCTGTTCCTCGCCTCCGAGGAGGCCAGGTACGTGACGGGCATGCAGATGCGGGTCGACGGCGGCGGATACCTCAAGTGGTACGACTACCACGTCTAG
- a CDS encoding ferredoxin, whose protein sequence is MKVSVDGQRCQGHTLCAMIAPDSFELDDVDGHASPVTELVPADREAQVAEAAQSCPEQAIVIE, encoded by the coding sequence GTGAAGGTGTCAGTTGACGGACAGCGCTGCCAGGGACACACCCTGTGCGCGATGATCGCGCCCGACTCGTTCGAACTCGACGACGTCGACGGTCATGCTTCGCCAGTGACCGAGCTGGTGCCCGCCGACCGCGAGGCCCAGGTCGCAGAAGCCGCCCAGTCGTGCCCGGAACAGGCCATCGTCATCGAATGA